A section of the Corynebacterium auris genome encodes:
- a CDS encoding monovalent cation/H+ antiporter subunit E has protein sequence MALKSIGHALGYGAWLIKEIFSAGTTAAIAAFSPDSGLQPIVIVYPLRVTTEWQRFWLSTSITATPGTMSIGFRRDPAGSERMYLLVQAAFGKDPIAQIEGIMDMEQRLCPSAADTPLDPATVEWTPYSDRGPVRDAPPAERLD, from the coding sequence ATGGCTCTGAAAAGCATCGGCCACGCGCTGGGCTACGGCGCGTGGCTCATCAAAGAAATCTTTTCCGCAGGCACCACCGCCGCCATCGCGGCGTTCTCGCCGGATTCCGGGCTCCAGCCGATCGTCATCGTCTACCCGCTGCGCGTGACCACCGAGTGGCAGCGCTTCTGGCTATCCACCTCCATCACGGCGACGCCGGGGACAATGTCAATCGGTTTCCGCCGCGACCCGGCCGGAAGCGAGCGGATGTATCTGCTGGTGCAGGCTGCCTTCGGCAAGGACCCCATCGCGCAAATCGAGGGGATCATGGACATGGAGCAGCGGCTCTGCCCGAGCGCGGCGGACACCCCCCTCGACCCGGCGACGGTGGAATGGACCCCTTACAGTGATCGCGGCCCGGTACGGGACGCACCCCCCGCGGAAAGGTTGGACTAG
- a CDS encoding cation:proton antiporter subunit C — translation MIVALTIAVLTAGAVYLVMQRGMVRIIFGMTLLGHAANLTLLAAGVGAWRGEAFPSRTPLDEMADPLPQAFVLTAIVIAMATTTLLLMTAALGKTDDTEDAEVPALESTPGYDPHRFSPSALSTAGRRARLTSDRSEGQANA, via the coding sequence ATGATCGTGGCATTGACTATTGCCGTTCTTACCGCGGGGGCGGTGTACCTGGTGATGCAGCGCGGCATGGTGCGCATCATCTTCGGTATGACCCTCTTGGGCCACGCCGCGAACCTGACGCTGCTCGCCGCCGGCGTCGGCGCGTGGCGCGGCGAGGCCTTCCCCTCGCGCACCCCGCTTGACGAGATGGCCGACCCGCTGCCGCAGGCCTTCGTTCTCACCGCCATCGTCATCGCGATGGCCACGACGACCCTGTTGCTCATGACGGCGGCCCTCGGCAAAACTGACGACACCGAGGACGCGGAGGTCCCGGCGCTCGAGTCCACCCCCGGCTACGACCCGCACAGGTTCAGCCCCTCCGCGCTGTCCACCGCGGGCCGCCGCGCGCGCCTTACCTCGGACCGGTCCGAAGGGCAGGCCAACGCATGA
- a CDS encoding monovalent cation/H+ antiporter subunit D family protein — translation MTIDAILPLFAAVPLIISAVTALNPYKPLNDALAVAIPALNLAGGVWLFAHTTANGAIGHVIGLYQGGVGISFAADAFSAIMLITTMVVALVANWFAIVSGETQSRYYTPLTLVLITGVSGAVLTADLFNFFVMIEVMLLPSYGLIAMTGTRYRLAAARMFILVNLAASTLLVMGVGYIYAVSGSVNLAALQGLAAGNGPLTVAAGIIVIAIAAKAGVFPVHTWLPRSYPSSSAAVMGLFSGLHTKVAVYMLFRLWVVLFDMDPRWNALIVVIMVVSMLIGGFAGLAENSLRRVLAYQMVNGMPFILVMLAFTSDDPRRALAAGLIYTLHHMITVGALVLNTGAIEETYGTGRISKLAGLARRDPLTAAVFAAGALSIVGFPPFSGTFGKISVVFAAALAGDWRSWVVITAIIVASFGALLAMMRVWREVFWGRPMQHYPAELKVRSSLLAPSAVLMFISLAMFLAAGPLWAASTASVDGLLDVDSYTAAVLGGEPIGVPDAAEFQGGTN, via the coding sequence ATGACGATCGACGCCATCCTTCCCCTCTTCGCCGCGGTCCCGCTGATCATCTCGGCCGTCACCGCCCTCAACCCCTACAAGCCGCTTAACGACGCCCTGGCGGTCGCCATCCCCGCCCTCAACCTGGCGGGCGGCGTGTGGCTGTTCGCCCACACCACCGCCAACGGGGCCATCGGCCACGTCATCGGCCTCTACCAGGGCGGGGTGGGCATCTCCTTTGCGGCCGACGCGTTCTCGGCGATCATGCTCATCACCACGATGGTGGTGGCGCTGGTTGCCAACTGGTTCGCCATCGTCTCCGGGGAGACCCAGTCCCGCTACTACACCCCGCTTACCCTGGTGCTCATCACCGGCGTCAGCGGCGCGGTGCTCACGGCGGACCTGTTCAACTTCTTCGTCATGATCGAGGTCATGCTCCTGCCCTCCTACGGGCTGATTGCCATGACGGGCACGCGCTACCGCCTGGCCGCGGCCAGAATGTTCATCCTGGTCAACCTCGCGGCCTCGACGCTGTTGGTGATGGGCGTGGGCTACATCTACGCGGTATCCGGCTCGGTCAACCTCGCCGCGCTGCAGGGACTGGCGGCCGGCAACGGCCCCTTGACCGTCGCCGCGGGCATCATCGTCATCGCGATCGCCGCGAAGGCGGGCGTCTTCCCCGTGCACACCTGGCTGCCGCGCTCCTACCCCTCCTCGAGCGCCGCCGTGATGGGCCTGTTTTCGGGCCTGCACACCAAGGTGGCCGTGTACATGCTGTTTCGCCTGTGGGTGGTCCTTTTCGACATGGACCCGCGGTGGAACGCCCTCATCGTGGTCATCATGGTCGTCTCCATGCTCATCGGCGGCTTCGCCGGCCTGGCCGAGAACTCCCTGCGGCGGGTGCTTGCGTACCAGATGGTCAACGGCATGCCGTTCATCCTCGTCATGCTGGCCTTCACTAGCGACGACCCGCGCCGCGCCCTGGCCGCGGGCCTGATCTACACGCTGCACCACATGATCACGGTGGGTGCCCTCGTGCTCAACACGGGCGCGATTGAGGAGACGTACGGCACGGGACGGATCTCCAAACTCGCCGGCCTGGCCCGCCGCGACCCGCTGACCGCGGCAGTCTTCGCCGCCGGGGCGCTGTCCATCGTGGGCTTCCCGCCGTTTTCGGGCACCTTCGGCAAGATCTCCGTGGTCTTCGCCGCCGCGCTCGCGGGCGACTGGCGCAGCTGGGTGGTCATCACCGCGATCATCGTCGCGTCCTTCGGCGCCCTGCTGGCCATGATGCGCGTGTGGCGGGAGGTCTTCTGGGGCAGGCCCATGCAGCACTACCCCGCCGAGCTGAAAGTCCGCTCCAGCCTGCTCGCGCCCTCAGCGGTGCTGATGTTCATCTCCCTGGCCATGTTCCTCGCCGCCGGCCCCCTGTGGGCGGCGTCGACGGCCTCGGTGGACGGGCTGCTGGACGTGGACTCGTACACCGCCGCCGTGCTCGGCGGCGAACCGATCGGCGTCCCCGACGCCGCTGAGTTCCAGGGAGGCACCAACTGA